One window of the Eucalyptus grandis isolate ANBG69807.140 chromosome 6, ASM1654582v1, whole genome shotgun sequence genome contains the following:
- the LOC120285908 gene encoding lactoylglutathione lyase GLX1-like yields MTKHTLLFVSLLLLSVFLVGSSMAATKNVTTDNVPITRDNVLNWVKNDTRRFLNAIVRVGDLNRTVEFYKECFGMQLLSQKDFPENNYSKAIVGFGPQESHFVLELIYIYGVDKYEVGTAWGHFGIAAEDIYPIVEKVRQLGGVVTKEPGTIEGGAQVYAFVEDPNGYSFELLQRGPTPDPLCQIMLQVTDLDRAASFYEKALGMTILLKYDSPQDQFAIAMVGYGSDQTQTTVIELKHNYNVTEYTAGNAYVQAALGTDDVYKSAAAVAQELGGKIVRPPGPNPKTNTTMTSFLDPDGRKTVLVDNEDYLREIKNSGQ; encoded by the exons ATGACCAAGCACACACTATTGTTCGTTTCTCTTCTCCTCCTGTCTGTCTTCCTG GTGGGTTCGAGCATGGCAGCTACGAAGAATGTCACTACGGACAATGTCCCCATCACTAGGGACAATGTCCTGAATTGGGTGAAAAATGATACTCGCCGCTTCCTCAATGCCATTGTTAGAGTCGGTGATCTGAATCGCACCGTTGA gttTTATAAAGAGTGCTTTGGGATGCAGTTGTTAAGCCAAAAGGACTTCCCTGAGAACAACTACAGCAAGGCTATAGTTGGTTTTGGACCTCAGGAGTCTCACTTTGTGCTGGAGCTGATATATA TCTATGGAGTTGATAAATATGAGGTTGGGACAGCATGGGGGCACTTTGGAATTGCGGCAGAAGAT ATATATCCGATTGTGGAGAAAGTTCGACAATTGGGCGGGGTCGTGACAAAAGAACCGGGGACAATTGAAGGGGGAGCGCAAGTTTATGCTTTTGTGGAGGATCCTAATGGCTATAGCTTCGAGCTCCTCCAGCGAGGGCCAACTCCCGATCCACTCTGCCAGATCATGCTTCAAGTGACCGATCTGGATCGCGCTGCCAGCTTCTATGAGAAG GCATTGGGCATGACCATCCTCTTGAAGTACGATAGCCCTCAAGATCAG TTTGCAATAGCTATGGTGGGTTATGGGTCAGATCAAACTCAGACTACTGTCATCGAGCTCAAGCACAACTACAACGTGACCGAGTACACCGCAGGCAACGCATATGTTCAG GCTGCATTAGGCACCGACGATGTATACAAAAGCGCTGCAGCTGTTGCACAAGAACTTGGAGGGAAGATTGTTCGCCCGCCAGGCCCGAACCCCAAAACCAACACCACGATGACTTCATTCCTTGACCCCGACGGCAGGAAAACC GTTTTGGTGGACAATGAGGATTATTTGAGAGAGATAAAGAATAGCGGCCAATGA